The Corylus avellana chromosome ca8, CavTom2PMs-1.0 genome has a segment encoding these proteins:
- the LOC132190799 gene encoding fasciclin-like arabinogalactan protein 14, translating into MLSVHVVLDYIDVQKLTMLPKKTTILTTLFQSSGAAANQEGFLNVSLVDEGEIAFGSAVKGSILAAKLVSLVAAQPYNISVLQITAPIVPLSIDQAASPPKAAKSPAAAPKKSPATPLTQAPSSTPAVEAPTPSQEVAANAPVVHSRQGLYR; encoded by the coding sequence ATGTTGAGCGTCCACGTGGTGCTCGACTACATTGACGTCCAGAAGCTCACCATGCTGCCCAAAAAGACCACCATCCTCACCACCTTATTCCAATCCAGTGGCGCCGCCGCCAACCAAGAAGGGTTCTTGAACGTTTCGCTCGTCGATGAGGGTGAGATCGCTTTTGGGTCCGCCGTGAAGGGTTCCATTCTCGCCGCCAAGCTTGTTTCGTTGGTGGCGGCTCAGCCGTATAACATCTCCGTGCTTCAAATTACAGCTCCTATAGTGCCTCTTAGTATCGATCAAGCGGCGTCGCCGCCTAAGGCTGCTAAATCGCCTGCCGCTGCGCCCAAGAAGTCGCCGGCAACGCCTCTGACTCAGGCGCCATCAAGCACACCGGCTGTCGAAGCTCCTACGCCATCTCAAGAAGTGGCCGCTAATGCCCCTGTAGTTCATTCAAGACAAGGGCTATACAGGTGA
- the LOC132190800 gene encoding cysteine-rich receptor-like protein kinase 25, with amino-acid sequence MGYNLRMTLLFLSMLISFLSQTPTEAAPIVYNHICTNTTTLAANSNYQSKRLRLLAYLSSKATSDLEFYNASVGNSIDTVYGLFLCRCDLPAADCQNCVAVATKEIVGYCAEEKVAVAWYSECMLRYSNLYIFSTMASERASSIWSTDTVSEPNRFDELVTATMNGLASCFSNVASGAKKFGTKEANVAASQTYTLVQCTPDLSGYDCNQCLQIAMKNLSGCCAGQSNAFELLSLV; translated from the coding sequence ATGGGCTACAACCTCAGAATGACCCTTTTGTTCCTCTCCATGCTTATCAGCTTCCTTAGCCAAACCCCAACTGAAGCTGCTCCAATTGTTTACAACCATATCTGCACAAACACAACCACTTTAGCCGCCAACAGCAACTACCAATCCAAACGCCTTCGCCTCCTCGCTTACCTCTCCTCCAAAGCCACCAGCGACTTGGAATTCTACAACGCCTCCGTCGGAAACTCTATCGACACCGTTTACGGCCTCTTCCTGTGCCGCTGTGACCTCCCTGCCGCAGATTGCCAAAATTGTGTCGCCGTGGCAACCAAAGAGATAGTCGGATACTGCGCCGAGGAGAAAGTGGCGGTGGCTTGGTACTCGGAGTGCATGTTACGCTACTCTAACTTGTATATCTTCTCCACCATGGCCTCCGAACGTGCCTCTTCTATTTGGAGCACGGATACAGTTTCGGAGCCTAACCGGTTTGACGAGCTAGTGACGGCAACAATGAATGGTTTGGCAAGTTGCTTTTCGAATGTTGCGTCTGGAGCCAAGAAGTTTGGGACAAAAGAAGCGAATGTCGCAGCTTCACAAACATACACCCTTGTGCAGTGCACGCCGGACCTGTCGGGTTACGATTGCAATCAGTGTCTTCAGATAGCAATGAAGAATCTGTCAGGTTGCTGCGCAGGGCAAAGTAATGCTTTCGAGTTGCTATCTTTGGTATGA